One window from the genome of Magnolia sinica isolate HGM2019 chromosome 4, MsV1, whole genome shotgun sequence encodes:
- the LOC131243380 gene encoding receptor-like protein 43 yields MGRRNRPILPFLLLLISLASELLLLPGDSKTHPSDIQALKDLQQGLDSSSITPGSCISSWNFSIDPCDHIFSESFTCGFRCDTSVSGLTRITEISLDHGAAYSGSLSLSNLPYLETLDIADNLFTGPIPSSLSNITRLRRISLSRNAFSGEIPTSIGSISSLEELYLDNNQLQGPIPESIGALQNLKRLELQANKLFGKLPDMSSLKSLYFLDMSDNRISGNLSSMPESIVEISMRNNSLEQLPDGLGNLRFLQVLDLSNNNLSGGVPAVVFNHPSLEQLTLSHNQLSSLQEPENSGAGSQLIAVDLGYNALGGLLPAFMGMMPRLSALTLESNRFTGMIPSQYALKAVVPGPGMAPFMRLLLSGNYLFGPIPSPLIGMKPGSAIVSLVDNCLMRCPESFFFCQGGKQKSFSDCRNFSPVIP; encoded by the coding sequence ATGGGTAGGCGAAATCGCCCAATTCTTCCTTTTCTCCTCTTGCTGATCTCCTTAGCATCAGAGCTGCTACTTCTGCCAGGAGATTCAAAGACCCATCCATCAGACATTCAAGCCCTGAAAGATCTGCAACAGGGGCTAGACTCTTCTTCCATAACCCCAGGCTCTTGCATCAGTTCCTGGAATTTCTCCATCGACCCCTGCGACCACATCTTCAGTGAATCCTTCACTTGCGGTTTTCGCTGCGACACTTCCGTCTCCGGCCTAACCAGAATCAccgaaatcagcctcgaccatGGTGCTGCCTACTCcggctctctctccctctccaatcTCCCCTACCTCGAAACCCTCGATATCGCGGATAATCTCTTCACGGGCCCCATCCCGTCTTCCCTCTCCAATATCACCCGTCTCCGCCGCATCAGCCTCTCCCGTAACGCCTTCTCTGGAGAAATCCCAACTTCCATCGGCTCCATCTCCAGCCTCGAGGAGCTCTACCTCGACAACAACCAGCTCCAAGGGCCTATTCCTGAGAGCATCGGCGCTCTGCAGAATCTGAAGAGACTGGAGCTTCAGGCGAACAAGCTGTTCGGCAAATTGCCCGATATGTCTTCGCTGAAGAGCCTGTACTTCTTGGACATGAGCGATAATCGGATCTCGGGTAATCTCAGCTCGATGCCGGAATCCATAGTGGAAATTTCGATGAGGAACAACTCATTGGAACAACTGCCAGACGGCCTCGGGAATTTGAGGTTTTTGCAGGTGTTGGATCTCAGCAACAACAATCTATCAGGCGGCGTTCCGGCAGTTGTCTTCAATCATCCATCGCTAGAGCAGCTGACGCTCTCTCATAATCAGCTCTCGTCGCTTCAAGAACCAGAGAACAGCGGCGCCGGAAGCCAGCTCATTGCAGTGGATTTAGGCTACAATGCGCTGGGGGGACTGCTGCCCGCTTTCATGGGGATGATGCCAAGGCTATCTGCTCTGACTCTGGAGAGCAATCGATTTACGGGTATGATCCCATCTCAGTACGCGCTCAAGGCGGTAGTTCCAGGGCCTGGTATGGCGCCATTCATGCGACTGTTATTGTCCGGAAACTACCTGTTCGGGCCCATCCCGAGCCCGTTGATTGGGATGAAACCGGGTTCTGCTATCGTGAGCCTGGTGGATAACTGTCTAATGAGATGTCCggagtctttcttcttctgccAGGGAGGCAAGCAGAAGTCTTTCTCTGATTGTAGAAATTTCAGCCCTGTAATACCGTGA